In the Arachis ipaensis cultivar K30076 chromosome B04, Araip1.1, whole genome shotgun sequence genome, GGTCAACGTTGGCGTTTTGAGGCAACATCACACGCTGAACGAAGTGGCCACTTGACATCTCAACAACGTGCCAACCTCCTCTTTGTTCTTGCTTCTCCACGCTTCTCTCACAAACTATGCATAGAACCTTATCATCATCCACTTCCACCCTCACGTCCGATCGCCGCAGCCCCGGAAGCTGCGCCTTAAACACGTACGCTTCTGGGGTCTCCTTCTTCTCTATTTGTGTGTTCACAACTGGTGATGGCTGCCCTGGAAAGCCAGTCATCGCCATATGTGATGTGCCACCGGTTATGGTGGTTCCATAACCGCCATAGCCGTAGTCTTGGTGGTAATTAGGTTCCCATGTTTGGTGGGGACTGTgtagtagtggtggtggtggttcatGTCTCCGTCCAAAGAAGCTACTAGACATGATCTGGTGCTActgttattagttttattttgtgtttgatatATGGTGGTGTTATATTGATGGAGCTGAATTGgttatgatttttagttgctttagtg is a window encoding:
- the LOC107639430 gene encoding 18.1 kDa class I heat shock protein, translated to MSSSFFGRRHEPPPPLLHSPHQTWEPNYHQDYGYGGYGTTITGGTSHMAMTGFPGQPSPVVNTQIEKKETPEAYVFKAQLPGLRRSDVRVEVDDDKVLCIVCERSVEKQEQRGGWHVVEMSSGHFVQRVMLPQNANVDHVKAYMDKGVLTVTVPKHHRTVNHHVRNVNISGH